The following coding sequences lie in one Streptomyces xiamenensis genomic window:
- a CDS encoding glycosyltransferase, which yields MRVLHVVTLHTPTHAFGGPTRVALNLCRGLRARGHEALTLALGDGFPPGEPLPRHVDGVPVRLFPARHVLPRFEVSGITSPALLARARSYIRSADVVHVHLMRDLITLPFALIALRAGRPLVVQTHGMVDPTDKRVAQLVDVLGMRRVLRRADAVLHLTERERRETAAVVAPDPIAPAHRLVNGVPGRERRTRLPGPGRPPTVLYLARVQEGKRPQDFVRAMPAVLDRHPDARFVLAGPDTGALAGTLALAGELGVRDALDVPGGLDGPDVLRQLRAADVFVLPSVQDAFSVSVLEAMSVGTPVVITATTGLAPDVAGAGAGRVVERPQDIAGAVLELLDPAANEKASLAAWDLVRRRFTLDAVVGELLGIYEGLEHRR from the coding sequence GTGCGGGTTCTTCATGTGGTCACATTGCACACCCCGACGCACGCGTTCGGCGGCCCGACCCGGGTGGCGCTCAACCTCTGCCGGGGTCTGCGCGCACGCGGGCACGAGGCCCTCACGCTCGCGCTCGGCGACGGTTTCCCGCCCGGGGAGCCCCTGCCGCGCCACGTGGACGGGGTGCCGGTGCGGTTGTTCCCGGCCCGGCACGTACTGCCCCGCTTCGAGGTGAGCGGCATCACCTCGCCCGCCCTGCTGGCCCGCGCCCGGTCGTACATCCGCTCGGCCGACGTGGTCCATGTCCACCTGATGCGGGACCTGATCACCCTGCCCTTCGCACTGATCGCCCTGCGGGCCGGCCGGCCCCTCGTCGTCCAGACGCACGGCATGGTCGATCCGACCGACAAACGCGTCGCGCAGCTGGTGGACGTACTGGGAATGCGCCGGGTGCTCCGGCGCGCCGACGCCGTCCTGCATCTCACCGAGCGCGAGCGGCGCGAGACCGCCGCCGTCGTGGCCCCCGACCCGATCGCCCCCGCCCACCGCCTCGTCAACGGAGTGCCGGGGCGCGAACGGCGGACGCGCCTCCCCGGCCCCGGACGCCCCCCGACCGTGCTCTACCTCGCCCGCGTGCAGGAGGGGAAGCGGCCGCAGGACTTCGTACGGGCCATGCCGGCCGTGCTCGACCGGCACCCGGACGCGCGGTTCGTGCTCGCCGGGCCCGACACCGGGGCGCTCGCCGGCACACTGGCGCTCGCCGGCGAACTGGGGGTACGCGACGCGCTCGACGTGCCCGGCGGGCTCGACGGGCCCGATGTGCTGCGGCAGTTGCGGGCCGCGGACGTGTTCGTGCTGCCGTCCGTCCAGGACGCCTTCTCCGTCTCCGTCCTGGAAGCGATGTCGGTCGGCACCCCCGTCGTCATCACCGCCACCACGGGGCTCGCCCCGGACGTCGCCGGGGCGGGCGCCGGGCGGGTCGTGGAACGGCCGCAGGACATCGCGGGCGCCGTCCTGGAACTGCTGGACCCGGCGGCCAACGAGAAAGCCTCGCTGGCCGCCTGGGACCTGGTGCGGCGGCGGTTCACCCTCGACGCCGTCGTCGGCGAACTCCTCGGCATCTACGAGGGACTCGAACACCGCCGCTAG
- a CDS encoding DoxX family protein — protein sequence MFIAYGVVSALLSAILIGTAAVSLSGNPQYRANLRALRVPDAWQPRLALTKLAGGIGLLAGLVIVPLGAAAASGVICYFIGAVLIHLRAGDRGLVPPIVSGLLAVAALILRLASA from the coding sequence ATGTTCATCGCCTATGGCGTCGTCAGCGCCCTGCTTTCCGCCATACTCATCGGCACGGCCGCCGTATCCCTGTCCGGCAATCCCCAGTACCGCGCCAACCTCCGCGCCCTGCGCGTGCCGGACGCCTGGCAACCCCGGCTGGCCCTCACCAAGCTGGCCGGCGGGATCGGGCTGCTCGCCGGCCTCGTGATCGTGCCGCTCGGCGCCGCCGCCGCCTCCGGCGTGATCTGCTACTTCATCGGGGCGGTCCTCATCCACCTGCGCGCCGGTGACCGCGGCCTGGTCCCGCCCATCGTCTCCGGCCTGCTCGCCGTCGCCGCCCTGATACTGCGACTGGCCTCCGCCTGA
- a CDS encoding O-methyltransferase, whose product MPLHHSHRQQHLQSRWTAVDDYFSGLLAPEDEVLRAALLNSEAAGLPPIHVAPNQGKMLQLLAQLQGARRILEIGTLGGYSTIWLGRALPTDGSGRLITLEYDAVYADVARRNLRRAGLAETVEVRVGAALDTLAALVEEGAEPFDVVFIDADKPNNAHYLDWSLKLTCPGSLIIGDNVVRDGAVIDSDSTDARVKGVRRYLERIARDERLSATAVQTVGSKGYDGFSLARVIG is encoded by the coding sequence ATGCCTCTCCACCACTCGCATCGCCAGCAGCACCTTCAGTCGCGGTGGACCGCCGTGGACGACTACTTCTCCGGCCTGCTCGCGCCCGAGGACGAGGTTCTGCGGGCCGCGCTGCTCAACAGTGAAGCGGCAGGGCTGCCCCCCATCCACGTGGCGCCGAACCAGGGGAAGATGCTGCAACTGCTCGCCCAGCTCCAGGGGGCCCGGCGGATCCTGGAGATCGGGACACTCGGCGGCTACAGCACCATCTGGCTGGGCCGGGCGCTGCCCACCGACGGCAGCGGCCGCCTCATCACCCTGGAGTACGACGCGGTCTACGCGGATGTCGCCCGCCGGAATCTGCGCCGGGCCGGCCTGGCCGAGACCGTGGAGGTACGGGTGGGGGCCGCGCTCGATACGCTCGCCGCGCTGGTCGAGGAGGGCGCCGAGCCGTTCGACGTCGTCTTCATCGACGCCGACAAGCCCAATAACGCGCACTACCTGGACTGGTCGCTCAAGCTCACCTGCCCCGGCAGTCTGATCATCGGGGACAACGTGGTCCGGGACGGCGCCGTCATCGATTCCGACAGCACCGACGCGCGGGTCAAGGGCGTACGGCGGTACCTGGAACGCATCGCGCGGGACGAGCGGTTGTCCGCCACCGCCGTCCAGACCGTCGGAAGCAAGGGGTACGACGGCTTCTCCCTCGCACGTGTGATCGGTTAA
- a CDS encoding DUF397 domain-containing protein yields the protein MNGERPAWRKSSYSDGSGANCIEVAASCDGVQVRDTKAAQRARLSFTREQWTAFIAGAVRA from the coding sequence ATGAACGGTGAGCGGCCGGCTTGGCGCAAGAGCAGTTACAGCGATGGCTCCGGTGCCAACTGTATCGAAGTGGCCGCGAGTTGTGATGGCGTGCAGGTCCGTGACACCAAGGCCGCACAAAGAGCGCGGCTGTCCTTCACACGTGAGCAGTGGACGGCCTTCATAGCGGGGGCGGTGCGTGCATGA
- a CDS encoding helix-turn-helix domain-containing protein, with amino-acid sequence MSTGEHDVPEFDGGEQGNRESREVVDPLLRVVGKQIKRLREAAGLTQQEFGDRIGYGVDQVSAVERGRRAPKAPFIDGVESVLNAGGVLKAIQEDIDRARFPARFRDFAKWEQEAFSLYSYEPLVVPGLLQTESYARALISGQCPPTDEEVVEELVAARMERRGIFESHKAVVTAFVIEEAVLRRPVGGRETMAEQFDWLLRMGALRNVSIQIMPTAQWRHHGIYGSITLLDTKDGRSVAYTESQEISAVITDRLRVGVQAQRHGIIRMQALDAERSARLIERLAGEL; translated from the coding sequence ATGAGTACCGGCGAGCACGATGTTCCCGAATTCGACGGTGGGGAACAGGGAAACCGCGAGAGCCGGGAGGTCGTCGATCCGTTGCTGCGGGTCGTGGGAAAACAGATCAAGCGGCTGCGCGAGGCGGCCGGATTGACACAGCAGGAGTTCGGTGACCGGATCGGATACGGGGTCGATCAGGTGTCGGCCGTCGAACGCGGACGTCGCGCCCCGAAGGCTCCCTTCATCGACGGCGTGGAATCGGTACTCAACGCCGGCGGGGTACTGAAGGCCATTCAGGAGGACATCGACCGCGCGCGTTTCCCGGCCCGATTCCGTGACTTCGCCAAGTGGGAGCAAGAGGCTTTCAGCCTTTACTCGTACGAGCCCCTGGTCGTCCCCGGGCTGTTGCAGACGGAGAGCTACGCGCGGGCACTGATCAGCGGCCAGTGCCCGCCCACCGACGAAGAGGTGGTGGAGGAACTGGTCGCCGCGCGTATGGAGCGCCGGGGAATCTTCGAGAGCCACAAGGCGGTCGTCACCGCCTTCGTGATCGAGGAGGCCGTGCTGCGCCGCCCGGTGGGGGGCAGGGAGACGATGGCGGAGCAGTTTGACTGGCTGCTTCGGATGGGCGCACTGCGCAATGTGTCCATTCAGATTATGCCGACTGCCCAGTGGCGACACCACGGCATCTACGGCTCCATCACGCTGCTGGATACCAAGGACGGGCGCAGTGTGGCGTATACCGAGTCACAGGAGATCAGCGCGGTGATCACCGACCGCTTGAGAGTCGGTGTCCAGGCTCAGCGCCATGGCATTATCCGTATGCAGGCGCTGGACGCGGAGCGGTCCGCGCGCCTCATCGAACGATTGGCGGGAGAGCTATGA
- a CDS encoding NmrA family NAD(P)-binding protein, producing MTTLVTGATGNTGRHVVAELLRRGERVRALTRDPAAAVAAGRLPADGVEVVTGTHTAPETLGGALAGVERLHITVTAGLSEAGPALVRRAVDAGVRRITVVWGGWVGPVERAVADSGVEWTRLEPQEFMSNALTWTESIRAEGVVREPYDAPSAVIHEADIGAVAATALLDDGHSGRAYNLTGPETLTTRERIAVLSGVIGRPVEFAPITHEQAVDRLLAEGVSREDADYVINWHAAPPPEASTVADTVERVTGHPARTFTEWATAHADRF from the coding sequence GTGACGACTTTGGTAACAGGCGCGACGGGGAACACCGGACGGCATGTGGTGGCGGAACTGCTCCGCCGGGGCGAACGGGTACGGGCGCTCACCCGCGATCCGGCCGCCGCCGTGGCGGCGGGAAGACTTCCGGCGGACGGGGTGGAGGTGGTGACCGGCACGCACACCGCGCCCGAGACTTTGGGCGGTGCCCTCGCCGGTGTCGAACGGCTGCACATCACGGTGACGGCGGGACTCAGCGAGGCCGGGCCCGCGTTGGTGCGGCGGGCGGTCGACGCGGGCGTGCGGCGCATCACGGTGGTGTGGGGCGGCTGGGTGGGACCGGTCGAACGGGCCGTCGCGGACTCGGGGGTGGAGTGGACACGGCTGGAGCCGCAGGAGTTCATGTCCAACGCGTTGACGTGGACGGAGTCGATCCGCGCCGAGGGCGTGGTGCGCGAACCGTACGACGCGCCCAGTGCCGTCATCCACGAGGCCGACATCGGCGCGGTGGCGGCGACCGCTCTGCTGGATGACGGCCACTCCGGGCGGGCGTACAACCTGACGGGGCCCGAGACGCTGACCACGCGGGAGCGGATCGCCGTGCTGTCCGGAGTCATCGGGCGCCCCGTGGAGTTCGCCCCGATCACGCACGAACAGGCCGTGGACAGGCTGCTGGCCGAGGGGGTGTCCCGGGAGGACGCCGACTACGTCATCAACTGGCACGCCGCACCGCCGCCCGAGGCCTCGACCGTCGCGGACACGGTCGAGCGGGTGACGGGCCACCCGGCGCGCACCTTCACGGAGTGGGCGACGGCCCACGCCGACCGCTTCTGA
- a CDS encoding SDR family NAD(P)-dependent oxidoreductase has product MTTTTGLRDKSVIVTGAGSGIGRAAALRFAGEGARVLVADLDGEAAEGVVAAIGGDGGTARAVVGDLSEQRVVDEVVATAVEAHGGLDILVNNAGIMDRMSALGETDDAEWDRVIRVNLTAPFLLTRAALPHLLERESAAIVFTASEASLRGSAAGAAYTAAKHGIDGLTKSLAVMYREQGIRTNAIAPGGTATGMRPQADPEAHGPRAIGPYLRLVGKVSEPSEQAAAIVFLASDAASNINGAILPVDNGWAAI; this is encoded by the coding sequence ATGACCACCACCACAGGACTGCGCGACAAGAGCGTGATCGTCACCGGGGCGGGCTCGGGCATCGGCCGCGCCGCCGCCCTGCGCTTCGCCGGGGAGGGTGCGCGGGTCCTCGTCGCCGACCTTGACGGCGAGGCGGCGGAAGGGGTCGTCGCCGCCATCGGGGGCGACGGCGGCACCGCCCGCGCCGTCGTCGGCGACCTGAGCGAACAGCGCGTGGTGGACGAGGTCGTCGCCACCGCCGTGGAGGCGCACGGCGGCCTCGACATCCTGGTCAACAACGCCGGGATCATGGACCGGATGTCCGCGCTCGGCGAGACCGACGACGCCGAATGGGACCGGGTCATCCGCGTCAACCTCACCGCGCCGTTCCTCCTCACCCGCGCCGCCCTCCCGCACCTGCTGGAACGGGAGAGCGCCGCCATCGTCTTCACCGCCTCCGAGGCGAGCCTGCGCGGCAGCGCGGCGGGCGCCGCGTACACGGCCGCCAAGCACGGCATCGACGGACTGACGAAGTCCCTGGCCGTCATGTACCGCGAGCAGGGAATCCGCACCAACGCCATCGCCCCCGGCGGCACGGCCACCGGCATGCGCCCCCAGGCCGACCCGGAGGCCCACGGCCCCCGCGCCATCGGCCCCTACCTGCGCCTGGTGGGCAAGGTCTCCGAGCCGTCCGAACAGGCAGCCGCGATCGTCTTCCTCGCCTCCGACGCCGCGAGCAACATCAACGGCGCGATCCTCCCGGTGGACAACGGCTGGGCGGCCATCTGA
- a CDS encoding response regulator transcription factor: MLASQAPQASTHDKAPPARGDGEQLLVLAGDPPSAELLTTTLELAGYRVDTGGCGREAVAHLTRRRYDLLILDVALPRLDRLAEHRRPLPVRPPVLFLTDCDSLFSLLPGLGTRPAPEDYVTKPVRIPEVLARTQLLLRGRGAGRPEQLAQHYGDLVLDDATCQARRGARPLDLTPAEYRLLRQLLVNAEQVLSKEQICRHVWGEFRAGNAIEKLVSRLRHKVDREGPPLIHTRRGFGYWLGRRASETVALCDLCHVRLSSGN, from the coding sequence ATGCTGGCATCGCAGGCACCCCAGGCAAGCACTCACGACAAGGCACCGCCGGCCAGGGGGGACGGGGAGCAGCTCCTTGTCCTCGCCGGCGATCCGCCGAGCGCCGAACTCCTCACCACCACCCTCGAACTGGCGGGCTACCGGGTCGACACGGGCGGCTGCGGCCGTGAGGCGGTGGCCCACCTCACCCGGCGCCGGTATGACCTGCTGATCCTCGACGTCGCGCTCCCCCGGCTCGACCGGCTGGCCGAGCACCGCCGGCCCCTGCCCGTACGGCCGCCCGTCCTCTTCCTCACCGACTGCGACTCCCTGTTCAGCCTGCTCCCCGGACTGGGCACCCGCCCCGCGCCCGAGGACTACGTCACCAAGCCGGTCCGGATCCCGGAGGTGCTGGCCAGAACGCAGCTGCTGCTGCGCGGCCGGGGCGCCGGGCGACCCGAGCAACTCGCCCAGCACTACGGCGATCTCGTCCTGGACGACGCCACCTGTCAGGCCCGGCGCGGGGCACGCCCGCTCGATCTCACCCCCGCCGAGTACCGGCTGCTGCGCCAACTGCTCGTCAACGCCGAGCAGGTGCTCTCCAAGGAACAGATCTGCCGCCATGTCTGGGGGGAGTTCCGGGCCGGCAACGCCATCGAGAAGCTCGTCTCCCGGCTGCGGCACAAGGTCGACCGGGAGGGGCCGCCGCTGATCCACACCCGGCGCGGCTTCGGCTACTGGCTGGGCCGCCGCGCCTCGGAGACCGTCGCACTCTGTGACCTGTGTCACGTCAGGTTGTCGTCAGGTAACTGA
- a CDS encoding ferredoxin translates to MRVEIDEPKCVASGQCVVASPGVFDQRDEDGVVILLEQTPPSALHDEVREAAAVCPAAAIRLVQG, encoded by the coding sequence ATGCGCGTAGAAATCGACGAACCCAAGTGTGTGGCCTCCGGTCAGTGCGTCGTGGCTTCGCCCGGCGTCTTCGACCAGCGGGACGAGGACGGCGTCGTGATCCTGCTGGAACAGACGCCGCCGTCCGCCCTGCACGACGAGGTGCGGGAGGCCGCCGCCGTGTGCCCGGCGGCGGCGATCCGGCTGGTGCAGGGGTGA
- a CDS encoding flavin-containing monooxygenase, whose protein sequence is MSATDDLGFDPDALRAKYRAERDRRVRPDGSRQYLRTTGEFGYYEEDPYTGPDAQSATREPVTGSADAVIIGGGFGGLLAGARLRQAGLRDIRIIEKAGDFGGTWYWNRYPGIHCDIESYVYLPLLEEIGYVPRWKYSPGEEIRQHARAIGRHFGLYEGACFQTEVTALDWDEDAQGWTVRTDRGDRVEARYVVVSSGPFNRPKLPGIPGIETFTGHTFHTSRWDYGYTGGDANGNLHKLADKRVGVIGTGATAIQCVPHLGADAQELYVFQRTPSSVDVRDNRPTDPRWAASLSPGWQAHRRENFLTVVTGGEAEEDLVADGWTSGAELQRTMMPVAGRESPEVLAELADFRKMNEIRARVESVVTEPGTAETLKPWYRYMCKRPTFSDTYLPTFNRPNVTLVDTGGHGVERITERAVVVNGTAYELDCLIFATGFETAVRPADRAGLAVRGRGGVTLAEYWREGPRTLHGFYSHGFPNLFHLGTLQNAVSVNFTHALDDQAVHVAEVVAEARSRGARRVEPSAQAEEAWLATVRQPVPARLVFLAECTPGYYNNEGKVPERIESYAAGPVAFYEMLRQWRTESGIGEVIVK, encoded by the coding sequence GTGTCAGCGACAGACGACCTGGGGTTCGATCCGGACGCCCTGCGTGCCAAGTACCGGGCCGAGCGCGACCGCCGGGTCCGCCCGGACGGCAGCCGGCAGTATCTGCGCACCACCGGCGAGTTCGGGTACTACGAGGAGGACCCGTACACCGGCCCCGACGCTCAGAGCGCCACCCGCGAGCCGGTCACCGGCAGTGCGGACGCGGTCATCATCGGCGGCGGGTTCGGCGGACTGCTGGCCGGGGCGCGGCTGCGCCAGGCCGGGCTGCGGGACATCCGGATCATCGAGAAGGCCGGCGACTTCGGCGGCACCTGGTACTGGAACCGCTACCCCGGCATCCACTGCGACATCGAGTCGTACGTCTATCTGCCGCTGCTGGAGGAGATCGGCTACGTTCCGCGCTGGAAGTACTCCCCGGGTGAGGAGATCCGGCAGCACGCGCGGGCGATCGGGCGGCACTTCGGCCTGTACGAGGGCGCCTGCTTCCAGACCGAGGTGACCGCCCTGGACTGGGACGAGGACGCGCAGGGCTGGACGGTGCGCACCGATCGCGGGGACCGCGTCGAGGCCCGCTACGTGGTGGTCTCCAGCGGGCCCTTCAACCGGCCCAAGCTGCCCGGCATTCCGGGGATCGAGACGTTCACCGGGCACACCTTCCACACCAGCCGCTGGGACTACGGCTACACCGGCGGCGACGCGAACGGCAATCTGCACAAGCTGGCGGACAAGCGGGTCGGGGTGATCGGCACCGGCGCCACCGCCATCCAGTGCGTGCCGCATCTGGGCGCGGACGCACAGGAGTTGTACGTCTTCCAGCGCACCCCGTCCTCGGTCGACGTGCGCGACAACCGGCCCACCGATCCGCGGTGGGCGGCCTCGCTGTCCCCCGGCTGGCAGGCGCACCGCCGGGAGAACTTCCTCACCGTGGTCACCGGTGGCGAGGCCGAGGAGGACCTGGTGGCGGACGGCTGGACCTCGGGCGCCGAGCTCCAGCGCACCATGATGCCGGTGGCGGGCCGCGAAAGCCCCGAAGTCCTCGCCGAACTGGCCGACTTCCGCAAGATGAACGAGATCAGGGCCAGGGTGGAGAGCGTCGTCACCGAGCCGGGCACGGCGGAGACGCTCAAGCCCTGGTACCGCTACATGTGCAAGCGGCCCACCTTCAGCGACACCTATCTGCCCACCTTCAACCGCCCCAACGTGACGCTGGTGGACACCGGCGGGCACGGGGTGGAGCGGATCACCGAGCGCGCCGTCGTGGTGAACGGCACGGCGTACGAGCTGGACTGCCTGATCTTCGCCACCGGCTTCGAGACGGCGGTGCGCCCGGCCGACCGGGCGGGTCTGGCGGTACGGGGCCGGGGCGGGGTCACGCTCGCCGAGTACTGGCGGGAGGGGCCGCGTACGCTGCACGGCTTCTACAGCCACGGCTTCCCCAACCTCTTCCATCTCGGCACGCTCCAGAACGCGGTGTCCGTCAACTTCACGCACGCGCTGGACGATCAGGCGGTGCACGTGGCGGAGGTGGTCGCCGAGGCGCGTTCGCGCGGCGCGCGGCGGGTCGAGCCGTCGGCGCAGGCCGAGGAGGCGTGGTTGGCGACGGTGCGACAGCCCGTCCCCGCCCGGCTGGTGTTCCTCGCCGAGTGCACCCCCGGGTACTACAACAACGAGGGCAAGGTGCCCGAGCGCATCGAGTCCTACGCCGCGGGGCCCGTCGCCTTCTACGAGATGCTGCGGCAGTGGCGCACCGAGAGCGGCATCGGCGAGGTGATCGTCAAGTGA